From one Streptomyces sp. CA-210063 genomic stretch:
- a CDS encoding type IV secretory system conjugative DNA transfer family protein: MTAEQQKKPRAEDDWTIEIVIVVAVVLLGVVGAWLAAKVGAPFADAPAPASNPLTFLVDMVKGDYSWPGSPASAVAAGEAVLLGILGTAAYRVVQRFKKKPKVDGAAQHLAKGEELGKLTMKGAAATAERLGVKARTPGVFIGRSVKGRQPLFGSYEDMHVDIWGPRTGKTTRRAVPAILDGPGAVLVTSNKRDIVDSTRGPRSARGPVWVFDPQQVAAETPSWWWNPLSYVTDVAKARKMADHFASGSRDANASTDAFFDPAGQDLLANLLLAAASGKMPITQIYTWLSNPKDDTPERILRGAGHTMAADGLNGVLTAPDKQRSGIYGVAQQMASCLINPEVNRWVTPPADPNAPEFDPHAFVRTGGTLYSLSREGRDSAGPLVTALTVAVVEAAEEYATTQRGGRLALPLVGVLDEAANVCRWRTLPDLYSHYGSRGIILMTILQSWAQGIEVWGERGMEKLWSAANIRVYGGGVSDTRFLGDLSELAGEYDQREYQASRESEFGGWSGNRTVSESVSRQRVLGVSDLGAMPPGRALVLASGTKPVLVETVPWWEGPYAREVQESLRKYDPGAR, encoded by the coding sequence GTGACCGCAGAACAGCAGAAGAAGCCCCGCGCCGAGGACGACTGGACGATCGAGATCGTCATCGTGGTCGCGGTCGTGCTCCTGGGTGTGGTGGGGGCGTGGCTGGCCGCGAAGGTCGGCGCGCCGTTCGCGGACGCGCCGGCGCCGGCGTCGAATCCGCTGACGTTCCTCGTCGACATGGTGAAGGGCGACTACAGCTGGCCGGGGTCCCCCGCCAGCGCCGTCGCCGCCGGGGAGGCGGTACTGCTCGGCATCCTGGGAACCGCCGCGTACCGGGTGGTGCAGCGGTTCAAGAAGAAGCCGAAGGTGGACGGCGCGGCGCAGCACCTCGCGAAGGGTGAGGAGCTGGGCAAGCTGACGATGAAGGGCGCGGCGGCCACGGCCGAGCGCCTCGGGGTGAAGGCACGGACCCCGGGCGTCTTCATCGGACGGTCCGTCAAGGGCAGGCAGCCACTGTTCGGTTCGTACGAGGACATGCACGTCGACATCTGGGGCCCGCGCACCGGCAAGACGACCCGACGCGCTGTCCCCGCCATCCTCGACGGGCCCGGCGCCGTCCTCGTCACCTCCAACAAGCGGGACATCGTGGACTCCACCCGCGGCCCCCGCTCCGCGCGCGGACCCGTGTGGGTCTTCGACCCGCAGCAGGTCGCCGCCGAGACGCCGAGCTGGTGGTGGAACCCGCTGTCGTACGTCACCGACGTGGCCAAGGCACGGAAGATGGCCGACCACTTCGCCAGCGGGTCGCGTGACGCCAACGCCTCCACGGACGCCTTCTTCGACCCGGCCGGTCAGGACCTCCTCGCCAACCTGCTGCTCGCCGCCGCCAGCGGCAAGATGCCCATCACGCAGATCTACACCTGGCTGTCCAACCCCAAGGACGACACCCCGGAGCGGATCCTGCGCGGCGCCGGGCACACCATGGCCGCCGACGGCCTCAACGGTGTCCTCACCGCCCCTGACAAGCAGCGCAGCGGTATCTACGGTGTCGCCCAGCAGATGGCGTCCTGCCTGATCAACCCGGAGGTCAACCGCTGGGTGACGCCGCCCGCCGACCCGAACGCCCCCGAGTTCGACCCGCACGCGTTCGTCCGCACCGGCGGCACCCTCTACTCCCTCTCCCGGGAGGGCCGGGACTCCGCCGGGCCGCTCGTCACCGCGCTCACCGTCGCCGTCGTCGAGGCGGCCGAGGAGTACGCCACCACCCAGCGCGGCGGCCGCCTCGCGCTCCCCCTCGTCGGCGTCCTCGACGAGGCCGCGAACGTCTGCCGCTGGCGCACCCTGCCCGACCTGTACTCCCACTACGGCTCGCGCGGCATCATCCTCATGACCATCCTCCAGTCCTGGGCCCAGGGCATCGAGGTGTGGGGCGAGCGCGGCATGGAGAAGCTGTGGTCGGCCGCGAACATCCGGGTCTACGGCGGCGGCGTCTCCGACACCCGGTTCCTGGGCGACCTCAGCGAACTGGCGGGCGAGTACGACCAGCGCGAGTACCAGGCGAGCCGTGAGTCGGAGTTCGGCGGCTGGAGCGGCAACCGCACGGTCAGTGAGTCCGTCAGCCGCCAACGCGTCCTCGGCGTCTCCGACCTCGGCGCCATGCCCCCGGGCCGCGCCCTCGTACTCGCCTCCGGCACCAAGCCGGTCCTCGTCGAGACCGTCCCGTGGTGGGAGGGCCCGTA
- a CDS encoding PQQ-like beta-propeller repeat protein, translating to MVLTVVDLRTGRLLAEGPKAEYGETLNARVASVLASDGGTVVTQLGGGAVAWNTETGAELWRQAADEQSITPLALPTADVLYASADDLGLTALDMGTKKVLASRLVPDITSELTADGDVLQLTTGGYGVLASGYDLFVFAPETKQ from the coding sequence GTGGTCCTGACCGTGGTCGATCTCAGGACCGGGCGGCTGCTTGCCGAAGGGCCGAAGGCCGAGTACGGCGAGACGCTCAATGCGCGGGTGGCCTCCGTCCTGGCCTCGGACGGAGGCACCGTGGTCACCCAACTCGGCGGTGGCGCGGTCGCCTGGAACACCGAGACGGGCGCCGAACTGTGGCGCCAGGCGGCGGACGAGCAGAGCATCACGCCCCTGGCGCTGCCGACCGCGGACGTCCTCTACGCCTCCGCCGACGACCTGGGGCTGACGGCCCTGGACATGGGGACCAAGAAGGTCCTCGCTTCCCGCCTCGTCCCTGACATCACCTCCGAACTGACAGCGGACGGCGACGTCCTTCAGTTGACGACAGGCGGCTACGGCGTGCTGGCGAGCGGCTACGACCTCTTCGTATTCGCCCCCGAGACGAAGCAGTAG
- a CDS encoding peptidoglycan DD-metalloendopeptidase family protein, with translation MVAPAVLAAAAKAAKVAKAAKTAAQVKNGSGGGKKDNNNKKWLWIAAGIGFLPLAGIGTLVLVLLGSLLGGMGAGAAAAACDDYADNVEAGNTDDAAATNPVMPAGKMYMPSETARNEIPPKMILASMRAAARYDGLDWTMIAGQMYQETKYGQDPSAAPGGANSLGYMGILQFGKPAWTDYGDDGNGDGKKDLYNIDDAAYAAANFLHAKKAETQPFKALQIYSGSTASNTIYPRVVLTQSARYRGVLTGDKDLIKRWYAHLAETIEKNPDFPTLGKQSDIPEPVGNGAQPSRALSIAATSARSWSTPPLDDEGDDTTTAMSLAANSTDTTTRALPVAKKPVTSGKDWQWPMKKGTYVMGTEYHKSGGMWSLGYHTGLDLVARSGTPIYAPADGKVVAAGPGGAYGNMTKLRHADGVITLYAHQTSFNVSAGQSVKRGDQIGTVGASGNVTGPHLHWEVLVPGVDNPFVGGQDQGPGMVDPAGWMAGRVTANPDYGTVPGDNGSEGRNAQYEECAEDNGGAAVAPDGAGASGVLPDSDDPVIRAVLGWAQRGIGVPYVYGAPRLQGQNPTSFDCSSFTQWAYYMASDRKIDIGSTTRVQEPRLRKYEVSLSEAQPGDLIFFRPEGGGFSGHVGIVWDPKTKKIIHAPRPGKSVSFSTWDVQDEITGVYRVPIPAGTNAVEGDGTTGTEDA, from the coding sequence ATGGTTGCTCCGGCGGTACTGGCCGCCGCCGCCAAGGCGGCGAAGGTCGCCAAGGCGGCCAAGACGGCGGCCCAGGTCAAGAACGGCTCGGGCGGCGGCAAGAAGGACAACAACAACAAGAAGTGGCTGTGGATAGCCGCCGGTATCGGTTTCCTGCCCCTGGCCGGGATCGGCACCCTTGTCCTGGTCCTGCTGGGGTCGCTCCTCGGCGGTATGGGCGCGGGAGCCGCCGCGGCCGCCTGTGACGACTACGCCGACAACGTCGAGGCCGGCAACACCGACGACGCGGCGGCCACCAACCCGGTCATGCCGGCCGGGAAGATGTACATGCCGAGCGAGACCGCGCGCAACGAGATACCGCCGAAGATGATCCTGGCCTCGATGCGCGCCGCCGCCCGTTACGACGGCCTCGACTGGACGATGATCGCCGGGCAGATGTACCAGGAGACCAAGTACGGCCAAGACCCGTCGGCCGCGCCCGGCGGCGCCAACTCCCTCGGCTACATGGGCATCCTGCAGTTCGGCAAGCCGGCCTGGACGGACTACGGCGACGACGGCAACGGCGACGGCAAGAAGGACCTCTACAACATCGACGACGCGGCCTACGCCGCGGCCAACTTCCTGCACGCCAAGAAGGCGGAGACCCAGCCCTTCAAGGCGCTGCAGATCTACTCCGGCTCGACCGCCTCCAACACCATCTACCCGCGCGTGGTCCTCACCCAGTCCGCCCGCTACCGCGGTGTGCTCACCGGCGACAAGGACCTCATCAAGCGCTGGTACGCCCACCTGGCGGAGACGATCGAGAAGAACCCCGACTTCCCCACCCTGGGGAAGCAGTCGGACATCCCGGAGCCGGTCGGCAACGGCGCCCAGCCCAGCCGGGCCCTCAGCATCGCCGCGACCTCGGCCCGCTCGTGGTCGACACCGCCGCTGGACGACGAGGGCGACGACACCACCACGGCGATGTCCCTGGCGGCCAACTCCACCGACACGACGACCCGCGCCCTCCCCGTCGCCAAGAAGCCCGTCACCAGCGGCAAGGACTGGCAGTGGCCCATGAAGAAGGGCACCTACGTGATGGGCACGGAGTACCACAAGAGCGGCGGCATGTGGAGCCTCGGCTACCACACCGGCCTCGACCTGGTGGCTCGCAGCGGCACCCCGATCTACGCCCCGGCGGACGGCAAGGTCGTGGCCGCGGGCCCCGGCGGGGCGTACGGGAACATGACGAAGCTGCGGCACGCCGACGGCGTCATCACGCTCTACGCCCACCAGACCTCGTTCAATGTGTCCGCCGGTCAGTCCGTCAAGCGCGGCGACCAGATCGGCACGGTCGGCGCGTCCGGCAACGTGACCGGCCCCCACCTGCACTGGGAGGTCCTCGTCCCGGGTGTCGACAACCCGTTCGTCGGGGGCCAGGACCAGGGTCCCGGCATGGTCGACCCCGCGGGGTGGATGGCCGGCCGGGTCACCGCCAATCCCGACTACGGCACCGTTCCGGGCGACAACGGCAGCGAGGGCCGGAACGCGCAGTACGAGGAGTGTGCCGAGGACAACGGCGGCGCGGCCGTCGCCCCCGACGGCGCCGGCGCCTCCGGTGTCCTCCCCGACTCCGACGACCCGGTCATCCGGGCGGTCCTCGGCTGGGCGCAGCGCGGCATCGGTGTCCCGTACGTGTACGGCGCGCCGCGCCTCCAGGGCCAGAACCCGACCAGCTTCGACTGCTCCAGCTTCACGCAGTGGGCGTACTACATGGCCAGCGACAGGAAGATCGACATCGGCAGTACGACCCGCGTGCAGGAGCCCCGCCTCCGCAAGTACGAGGTGTCGCTGTCCGAGGCGCAGCCCGGCGACCTGATCTTCTTCCGGCCCGAGGGCGGCGGCTTCTCCGGCCACGTGGGCATCGTCTGGGACCCCAAGACCAAGAAGATCATCCACGCCCCGCGCCCCGGCAAGTCCGTCTCCTTCAGCACCTGGGACGTCCAGGACGAGATCACCGGCGTCTACCGCGTGCCGATCCCGGCAGGCACGAACGCGGTCGAGGGCGACGGCACGACCGGCACGGAGGACGCATGA